ATTGCAGAGGTAAGACCAAATGAAGCAGTTTGTTGCATGTTGCTCCAGATTTGCCCTTAATTACATAAGTCATGCTATAATATGagtaaacatgttttttgtgtgctgtgctcATTTAGGTGGAAACAGACAAGGCCACAGTAGGGTTTGAGATGCTGGAGGAATGCTACCTTGCCAAGATCTTGGTACCAGAGGGCACAAGAGATGTGCCCATTGGAGCGGTTATCTGCATTACTGTTGACAAGTTAGAaggatttctttttcttcttcacttgATCTAGTTTTACAGGACATCTTGGGAAaactcagatttttttttgcaactaATTATTCAGTCAGTGCCACTTGGTCTCACTTTGCAGGATTCAGTATCACCCTCATGCTTCAAAGTTTCCAGTTAAATACGCATACCATTGTGAccaccttttttctttataagATGTATAAAAATCTCTGAACTCATTTTGCACAAAATCTAGCAGTCAATGTGAACCTCTTGACCAATGCTGCTTTTCTTCCATGCCCAGCGTGTTCTCACTTTTCCGCCTTTTACCTCAGCCCTGACCTCATCCCCGCATTTAAGGACCTCACACTGGACAAGCTGCCCACATCAGCTGCAGCTCCGGCAGTCCCTCCGCCACCGGCagcccctgctgctgctgccacctccccctcccctccacagGCCCCAGGCAGCTCTTACCCACCACACATGAAGGTGCATTGTGCTTTAGAGCacctgtgtttttgcatgtgctGCCTTTAGGGAaagttttgtgctttttgtgtgtgtgagagggagggaatcaaaattgtagtaaagtacacaaagtttccaggtATGAATGTGCCAGTACAGATCATCAGGTATCTCAACAGCATTGTGAATAATACTGTAACACTGATGTTTTATatctctgtatttgtgtgcCATAGATCCTACTGCCAGCTCTTTCCCCCACTATGACTATGGGCACAGTGCAACGCTGGGAGAAGAAAGTGGGTGAAAAGTTGAATGAAGGCGACCTGCTGGCTGAAATTGAGACTGATAAGGCCACAATAGGTAAGCTGTCACTGTGTGTTTCTTGCATAATGATTGCATGGTGTAACCTAGGACCTTAAATCTTTACTATATGAAAATAGCAGCAAATGACTATGGGCATACTGACCTTACTGTTTTTGCCTAACCAGAAAACAAATGCTCAGTATTCTCTGAAGTCCAGCCCCCTGTCCACTCTCTGCTCCTGTAAGATATTTTGCTCCTGTGGTTTGTTTAGGGTTTGAGGTTCTGGAAGAAGGCTACCTGGCTAAGATCTTGATCTCTGAGGGAACCAGGGATGTCCCTTTGGGCACCCCACTCTGCATCATGGTAGAAAAAGAATCTGACATTCAAGCATTCACTGACTATGTCGAGACAGGTGTAGCCACCAGCCCCCCACCAGCTCCTGCACCGGTAAAGAACTTTACTTAATGATCTTGTTTGTGTGCCAACGTGATTGGGCTTCGCATAGACTGATGTTATATAAATGACATTAGACCTTATATTCTCAAACATAAATATGGTGGCTGCTGCTTGTATTGCTACCCATAAGCCAAGTGGATCGCAAGTTCTCATTCTTTCCTGAACCCATGTTTTAGACATGTTTGTCAAGGAGCATGGGTGGTTACATTTCTTTCAGCTCAAATCCAACATCTTTAAACTTACAACAGTGTGGAATGGTGCAATTTACTGTATTTTGGCCGCTGTAGGTTTATAGCATGTCAAGGCCTCTCTGATTGTAGCTTTCATAGAGAAAGAGACACCGGGAATTACTTCACAGTGAGACTGAATCAAATTTACTGCATTTACcgtgaatttaaaaaaagaattcccAACAGCATAATAAATATGTTCACACGTCCTCGTATTAGGTGTTTAGGTGATATCAGTTCAGTTATATAGCAAAGGTAGgactgcacttttttttttttcttttttttttttttttttaaatttattgcATACCTGCACTTTGTATCCAGCTGCTGAATTAGTTTCAGGTAGAAGGAAGACACATCTCTTAGTAAGGTCTTTTTCCTTATTTGTTGATTGGTTTGTTCTAATAATGTATTAGggtactgtttgtttttttaagccaAAATTTATCAAATCTTAAGCCAAACTATTTTCAgaaaagtaaaagcaaaagAATCCTATCATTCTTTTGACTTCTGTGGGTTTTGTAAACTATACTAACAACTGGGCAGTAATGCCAGTTATCTGAGCAATGTAATAAATTAAAGGTTTATGCTGGCACTCTCCAGGAAATCTGTGATATGTACTCGTTACATGGCTGTACATCTAACTCCCTAATTGTGAATGTCCCATAAGGTGGTGGCCCCTTCCACTGCAGCGCTGCCACTGgcccaagccccaccccctgctgcctctgctcctcctgcacctcctcatGCTTCTGCTGCTAGGAAGGGCAGGGTGTTCGTCAGCCCTCTGGCCAAAAAGTTGGCTGCAGAAAAGGGTATCGACCTCTCTCAGGTCACCGGTAAGCGCatgctgtacaaaaaaaaaaaagactaaaaaaaCTAAGCAAAactcaatttaaaaacaaagccagGCTTAGTTTTGTCATTTCCTGACAAACTTTGTCATTTGGGCTTCTTGCTCTATAAAAATGAGTAATGCTGAAACTGATCTATCAGCTGTATGGCTCTCCTGCCTCCACAGGCACTGGGCCTGATGGCCGCATAACCAAGAAAGACATCGAGAGCTTCGTCCCAACCAAGGCAGTAGCTGTAAGTGAAGCAACTGGTAATCTGTTGGCTCTCTCTTTTCTGCCACTAAGAGTAATTAATGAGGATTTTTTTAGATGTTTCCATGTGTTTTTGGAATGGGGAAACCATACCAACGAATTCTAAAAATTGGGGTACTTCCTGTTTAAGGTAATATTACGGTACAGTAATGGTTCTGCTCTTCTGGTGCCAGCCCCCCACTGCTCCTGCAGCCCCTGTGCCCAGCCCTGCCCCAGCTCTGGCCCCCGTACCCACCGGCACCTTCACAGACATCCCTGTCAGCAACATCCGCAGAGTGAGTCTCCCAGCCTGCCATACACCACAGCTCCACACCTAAGCAGCACCCTGACGCTCCTCTTGCCTCCTCTTGTTGATTAGGTGATTGCCCAGAGGCTAATGCAGTCAAAGCAGACAATTCCACATTATTACTTGTCTGTGGACATCAACATGGACCAAGTTCTGGACCTCAGGAAAGAACTTAATGCGGTGAGATTCTGAAGGGCTAAAGTTTTCATGTCCTCTCCCTTATTTGgggtttgtgtagtttgtgggCTTTGAATGTGACTGTTTTGGCTGAAAGTAGGAGGATCTGTTCTGAGATGCCTTTTCTACATCACCTCATGATCAGGAGGTGAAAGCAGATAACATCAAGCTCTCGGTCAACGACTTCATCATCAAGGCCTCGGCACTGGCATGTTTAAAGGTGCCAGAGGCCAACTCCTCCTGGATGGACACAGTCATCCGACAGTGAGTGACCTCATGGTGCACTTCTCCCTTTGGGCCACCGGAGGGCAGCATGGCCTCTAAAAAAAATCGCCCAAAAAGGTAATATTATGATCATGCACCTTTGTACAGACTTACAATCTTTGCTCACTCCTTACAGAAATCATGTAGTGGATGTGAGTGTTGCAGTCAGCACACCAAGTGGTCTGATCACTCCCATTGTCTTCAATGCCCATATAAAAGGCCTTGCAGCTATTAGCAAAGATATAACCGCTTTGGCTTCCAAGGCACGTGAAGGCAAGCTGCAACCACATGAATTTCAGGTCAGTATAACAGGAACTGTTAACTCATTCATATGCTTCTCAAACTCACTTCATACAGTAAGGTGtcagcaacaccaaggtcatgggttcactTCCCAGCAAGCATacataaaaatggaaatgtgaagagcatctgacaaatgctgtaaatttacaTTGTTACATTACTTTTTACATCTATATATGTCATATTCAATAAATAATAGTTAAAGCATTAGTTCAGCCAGACTACCTTCTTTTTCGGTTGGTCTTCTAGGGTGGCACGTTCACGGTCTCCAATCTGGGCATGTATGGCATTAAGAACTTCTCAGCTATCATCAATCCTCCTCAAGCTTGCATCTTGGCTGTCGGAGGCTCAGAGAAGCGGCTGTTGCCTGCAACCAATGAGAGAGGgtgaataaattaatgttattgtttGACAATAacttacaaaaacatttctgttttgcctAGAGCAGACTAAATGTAAACAAGCTTTTTCAAAGCTAAATTGTGTGTCTGGATTAATTTAAACCACTGTTGTAAACTATTGCAACACCACATTACAACTATAGGCAGAAACAAatctttttgggggggggtgttctagTACCACTTTAGAATTATTGGCTGAGACATGCCATACTGCAAGCCTGTAAATTTGGCAGACTCTGGATTCCCATTAGAGATGATGGACTCGTGGGAAAGCCACTTGCACATATGTAACTCGAGTCAGGATCTGGCCTTCCTACTACAAAAATCTACTTTTATTGTACCATCTCAGTTTTATTGGATCTTTATactgtgtgcgtatgtgtaaagctttgtatttattgttacaTCTTGTTATAGGTTTGATGTAGCCAGTATGATGTCTGTGACTCTTAGCTGTGATCATCGGGTGGTGGATGGATCAGTGGGAGCACAGTGGCTAGCTGAGTTTCGCAAGTTCCTGGAGAAGCCCATTACCATGCTGCTTTGAGCAGGGGCCGCTAAGCCCTGCCCCTCCGCAAAACATAAAGGACATTCACGGTTGAGGACATCTCTCTCAAATTATATAATCTTGCAAATCTATTggcctctttctcccctctcttaTCTCCTCTAACTCTCTGTACATGTCCATGGATACTGTGTTTATGCAGCTTTAACATGCTGGGGTCAAAACTAACTTGAACCCAGAGAAGCATGTTACTGTTTAGGTCAATTTGTAGGGTTAGACTGCAGATGCAATCATTGGACAGTTTTCTGCCAGAAAATTGTTACAAGCACTACCAGTCTACATATGTTTTTAATTCTATGTCCAATTCTTTGTTTTATCCATCCAAACACCACTAGCCACAGTCCCTTTTTATATCTATGAATTGAAACATCAGGTGCTGTTTTGAAACTGAAGAAGGAAGTGACACATTGCCAAGGcacaaatactgaaataattCACTTCTCTACGGGCATATGTAAGTAAGGGATATGTGTGCCAAATGGTCGCATTACATGTATGTCTCCATCAGGTTTTGGATATCATTGATAATTATGTACATTTGGACctgatattcacacacacaccttttttcaAATCGTAAGTGGTGTTTAACACATCCTGGGTTGTACATAAATGaaatttgttttccttctgGGTCATGCGATGACCTTGTATAAGGTCTCGACATGTAAATGCTGgctcatgtttatttattacatctTTCACTCCAGGCACAGCACATTGGTGCCTTTTGCTCTGTGTTCTTATTTCTATCaagtgggatttttttttaacaaaaagtgGAAACActatatttctgtatttgtaaCGCACAAACATGCCGAACTGGGTGATTTGCTGTTATAAATAAACTCAAGCAGATCCCAAAACAGCACTGATATTTTGACAAAGTGACAACATGGTGTACA
This is a stretch of genomic DNA from Electrophorus electricus isolate fEleEle1 chromosome 6, fEleEle1.pri, whole genome shotgun sequence. It encodes these proteins:
- the dlat gene encoding dihydrolipoyllysine-residue acetyltransferase component of pyruvate dehydrogenase complex, mitochondrial; amino-acid sequence: MLRLVLRLRSSVALSRPSVLSGPAAARPGPASCPLKRDHSNSASRIRTLCYERHVYSSILKSRTCVSQNQTADFSQSKRAYSLPPHQKVELPALSPTMQLGTIARWEKKEGDKINEGDLIAEVETDKATVGFEMLEECYLAKILVPEGTRDVPIGAVICITVDNPDLIPAFKDLTLDKLPTSAAAPAVPPPPAAPAAAATSPSPPQAPGSSYPPHMKILLPALSPTMTMGTVQRWEKKVGEKLNEGDLLAEIETDKATIGFEVLEEGYLAKILISEGTRDVPLGTPLCIMVEKESDIQAFTDYVETGVATSPPPAPAPVVAPSTAALPLAQAPPPAASAPPAPPHASAARKGRVFVSPLAKKLAAEKGIDLSQVTGTGPDGRITKKDIESFVPTKAVAPPTAPAAPVPSPAPALAPVPTGTFTDIPVSNIRRVIAQRLMQSKQTIPHYYLSVDINMDQVLDLRKELNAEVKADNIKLSVNDFIIKASALACLKVPEANSSWMDTVIRQNHVVDVSVAVSTPSGLITPIVFNAHIKGLAAISKDITALASKAREGKLQPHEFQGGTFTVSNLGMYGIKNFSAIINPPQACILAVGGSEKRLLPATNERGFDVASMMSVTLSCDHRVVDGSVGAQWLAEFRKFLEKPITMLL